A section of the Deinococcus seoulensis genome encodes:
- a CDS encoding histidine phosphatase family protein, translating to MTRRLAPTGFAAPDRATATEFWVVRHGESTWNVDGRYQGQTDVPLSPIGVLQASSLAERLTAQPFSAVYTSDLTRAAQTAQIVAERLHGAPPVQTDVGLREIDVGELAGLTIHEIRARHAEYLQALVTEPWSTRRPGGESMEDLYARSGDAFTRIQARHPGQRVLVFTHGGVVRVAVGLALGGVPANAWARLSVSNTSVTRVLLGAGSGMLLGFNDDAHLESLLEATEADDVLGQAP from the coding sequence TTGACCAGGCGACTGGCCCCCACCGGATTCGCCGCGCCGGACCGCGCCACCGCCACCGAATTCTGGGTGGTGCGCCACGGCGAGAGCACCTGGAACGTGGACGGCCGCTACCAGGGGCAGACGGACGTGCCGCTCAGCCCGATCGGGGTGCTTCAGGCGTCCAGTCTGGCCGAGCGTCTGACCGCGCAACCCTTCAGCGCCGTGTACACCAGCGACCTGACCCGCGCCGCGCAGACCGCGCAGATCGTCGCCGAGCGGCTGCACGGCGCGCCGCCCGTGCAGACCGACGTGGGCCTGCGCGAGATCGACGTGGGTGAACTCGCGGGCCTCACCATTCACGAGATCCGCGCCCGGCACGCCGAATACCTTCAGGCCCTCGTGACCGAACCCTGGAGCACCCGCCGTCCCGGCGGGGAGAGCATGGAGGACCTGTACGCCCGCAGCGGCGACGCCTTCACGCGCATTCAGGCGCGGCATCCGGGCCAGCGGGTGCTGGTGTTCACGCACGGCGGCGTGGTCCGCGTGGCGGTCGGTCTGGCGCTCGGCGGTGTGCCCGCCAACGCCTGGGCGCGCCTGAGCGTGTCGAACACCTCGGTCACGCGGGTCCTGCTGGGCGCGGGCAGCGGCATGCTGCTGGGCTTCAATGACGACGCCCACCTGGAAAGCCTGCTGGAAGCCACCGAGGCCGACG